From Salvia splendens isolate huo1 chromosome 3, SspV2, whole genome shotgun sequence, a single genomic window includes:
- the LOC121796233 gene encoding uncharacterized protein LOC121796233 encodes MTLASGQSVFLLPPSSIHRHGTPPYQHPRTWKRRRLKPPTVRCEFNSAPPPLDNLVNGFLSQLLSAGSLDLIAPAVGFASGVALFLSSKTPKLLPSPKSATNSSSDIGEWILFTSPTPFNRFVTLRCPSIDFPENELMENVSEKLVKEDRHYVKLNSGRIIQPAESSGGSEDEKLVYQRLCIGTEDGGVLSLDWPANLDLEEERGFDTTVLIVPGTAEGSGERKIRAFVCDCLRRGVFPLVMNPRGCAASPLTTPRLFTAADSDDISKAVQYLIKRRSWTTLMAVGWEYGANMLTKYLAEFGERTPLTAAICIDNPFDLEEATRSTVYHPDYDQRQTDGLTEILRCNKVLFQGRGKGFDVERALLASSVRDFDRAISMVSYGYDTIEDFYAKSSTRDVIDKVKVPVLFIQNDDIKAPFFSIPRSLIAENPYTSLLLCSYKPSSKIMNDRSTFSWCQHLALEWLSAVEIGLLKGRHPLLKDVDVTINPSKGLALVEGRASPRRGRVSGALNLTDGISTNPQLEMFQVNGIATRTQLETNKDTGHLHIKGLQLENNNAGEQPDTAVDPTIEEVTPSEVERGQVLQTAEVIMNMLDITIPDTLTDEQKKKVFTAVGKGETVMKALQDAVPDDVRGKLTTAVSGILQSQGSDLNFDKLLKLGRNSKQGPKYDSKVLDKDAIEKAIHGEDVQSLDQKKRTNDVQDGSSSVDHSPDMLSRDMKSEKQTPKIIEKESDTIPDLGNGSHNEMGKSNESGDNTVEISDKEIVAEVNPKQDSSSMFDGPDVAEGTVDLKKVDEGSGIGKTEPPNKKIEQESDISNDQKSEPNTEEKSSAPPPTSEAPAVENKAENNQGKEEKDPISALSQNMGDSSTFSVSQAFDALTGFDDSTQIAVNNVFNVIEGMIDQLEEKKGDMVDEVKNKKSISEGNGVVDVNKFSKGSLSKNHLPQDDLRSSGTTNANESPESGNPDGTTLQDKEHYWDINSGHNHAQGSYNYNSTDITNTGSQVKTGREICFLPASGEVPTENAVTDLSRSSEKIPTCISGFPYGDTLYREYLKTYLSLKMKNAKPVVVNKPPALYLDYSAEEGQWKISEQTENDTDYGEDKTEIHPRSKSSENTIEPSYVILDSDKSEDPNEELEKGAIGNNAEFDEGKFDGSTPLIKSLILKCLEVEVGRRVSAFDLEDLELKLAGEMEYVANAVSMAAGKGMHHMEKSNCSLQGKHGFLDGEKVVRAISSAVEETEYLRTVLPIGVILGSSLAALRKFFDVAAVNADDEQILTLDQVDKPTERLLLVGEKESRKRSLKERQNKDNFTSYIDEETSDDDTDHGNSKVIMGAVTAALGASALLANQHEPLNEEEQSKGSFEPDEIDKKTETNIVASLAEKAMSVASPVVPMKEDGGVDHERIVSMLAELGQKGGMLRLIGKVALLWGGIRGAMSLVDKLLSFLRLSERPLFQRILGFVFMVLLLWSPVVLPLLPTLMQNWATRNPFKIAEFACIAGLYISTMSMITLWGKRIRKYDDPLMLYGFDLASLPKLQDCLKGLAGGVILVTLIHTVNALLGSAHLHWPTTLSLPSSDPVASMKAYGRMLLLIVRGTAAATLIASVEELLFLSWLPQEISADFGFYRGVFISGLLFALSQRSLSEIPGLWLLSISLSGAQQRNQGSLAIPIGLRAGIMASNFTLRTGGFLSYRPTYPLWVAGVRPFKPFSGVVGLAFSLVLVAILYPKQPIHEQRGNRVIRE; translated from the exons ATGACCCTTGCGTCTGGCCAGTCTGTATTCCTCCTCCCACCGTCCTCTATCCACCGACATGGCACACCGCCATACCAGCATCCCCGCACATGGAAACGCCGCCGTCTCAAGCCACCCACCGTCCGCTGCGAGTTCAATTCCGCGCCGCCGCCTCTCGATAACCTCGTCAATGGATTTCTATCTCAGCTCCTCTCTGCTGGTTCGCTTGATTTGATCGCCCCCGCAGTCGGCTTCGCCTCCGGCGTCGCGCTGTTTCTCTCTTCTAAAACCCCTAAATTGCTTCCCAGCCCTAAATCAGCCACGAATTCGAGCTCTGATATTGGGGAATGGATCCTGTTCACAAGTCCGACGCCGTTTAATCGGTTTGTGACGCTGCGGTGTCCGTCTATTGATTTCCCCGAGAATGAATTGATGGAAAATGTCAGCGAGAAGCTTGTGAAAGAGGATAGGCATTATGTGAAATTGAACAGCGGGAGAATAATTCAGCCGGCTGAGAGTAGTGGTGGAAGCGAGGATGAGAAATTGGTGTATCAGAGGCTCTGTATTGGCACGGAGGATGGCGGAGTCCTCTCGTTGGATTGGCCGGCTAATTTGGACTTGGAGGAGGAGCGAGGGTTTGATACCACGGTGTTGATTGTTCCGGGGACGGCGGAGGGGAGCGGTGAGAGAAAAATTAGGGCTTTCGTGTGCGATTGCTTGAGGAGAGGTGTATTTCCACTGGTCATGAATCCAAGGGGATGCGCGGCCTCACCATTGACAACTCCACG GTTATTTACTGCTGCTGATAGTGATGATATCTCCAAAGCTGTTCAGTACCTAATTAAGAGAAGGTCGTGGACAACATTAATGGCAGTTGGCTGGGAGTATGGTGCAAACATGCTAACGAAGTACTTGGCAGAATTTGGGGAGCGAACACCTCTTACGGCTGCAATATGCATAGACAATCCTTTTGACTTAGAGGAAGCCACAAGGTCCACTGTTTACCATCCAGATTATGATCAGAGGCAAACAGATGGCTTGACTGAGATACTTCGATGTAACAAG GTATTATTTCAAGGCCGGGGTAAAGGATTTGATGTTGAAAGAGCACTGTTGGCCTCATCAGTTCGCGATTTTGATAGAGCAATTTCTATGGTTTCTTATGGATACGATACCATTGAAGACTTCTATGCAAAATCAAGCACACGAGATGTAATCGACAAAGTGAAAGTTCCTGTTCTATTTATACAG AATGATGACATAAAAGCTCCATTCTTCTCTATCCCACGGAGTTTGATTGCAGAGAATCCCTATACAAGCCTTCTTCTGTGTTCTTATAAGCCATCTAGCAAAATTATGAATGACAGGTCAACGTTCTCTTGGTGCCAGCACCTTGCTTTAGAG TGGCTCTCAGCTGTGGAGATTGGACTTCTGAAAGGTCGACATCCACTTCTGAAAGATGTTGATGTCACTATAAATCCATCAAAGGGTTTAGCACTAGTGGAAGGAAGAGCTTCGCCTAGAAGGGGAAGAGTTAGTGGGGCCTTGAATCTTACTGATGGAATTTCTACAAATCCTCAGTTGGAGATGTTTCAGGTTAATGGTATAGCCACAAGAACTCAATTAGAAACTAACAAAGATACAGGACATCTGCATATCAAAGGATTGCAACTAGAGAACAACAATGCAGGGGAACAACCTGATACTGCTGTTGACCCTACCATAGAGGAAGTAACTCCTTCTGAGGTAGAAAGAGGACAAGTACTACAGACTGCAGAAGTGATCATGAACATGCTTGACATTACTATACCTGATACTCTGACAGATGAACAGAAGAAAAAG GTTTTCACTGCTGTGGGTAAAGGAGAAACCGTAATGAAAGCTTTGCAAGATGCTGTTCCTGATGATGTTAGAGGAAAGCTCACAACTGCTGTTTCTGGTATCCTGCAGAGTCAAGGATCTGATTTAAATTTTGATAAACTATTAAAGCTAGGACGTAATAGTAAGCAGGGGCCAAAATATGACTCGAAGGTGCTGGACAAAGATGCAATAGAGAAAGCAATTCATGGTGAAGATGTTCAGTCTTTGGACCAAAAGAAGAGGACTAATGACGTTCAAGATGGTTCCTCTAGTGTTGATCATAGCCCTGACATGTTGTCTAGGGATATGAAATCAGAGAAACAGACACCAAAGATCATAGAGAAAGAGAGTGACACCATTCCTGATCTTGGTAATGGGTCCCATAATGAGATGGGAAAATCTAACGAGTCTGGTGATAATACAGTCGAAATTTCTGACAAGGAAATTGTTGCAGAAGTAAATCCAAAACAAGATTCATCCAGCATGTTTGATGGGCCTGATGTAGCGGAGGGTACTGTTGACCTAAAAAAAGTGGACGAAGGCTCTGGTATAGGTAAAACAGAACCaccaaacaaaaaaattgagcAAGAAAGTGATATTTCAAATGATCAAAAATCTGAACCCAACACAGAGGAAAAATCTTCTGCTCCACCCCCCACTTCTGAGGCACCTGCTGTGGAAAATAAAGCAGAAAATAATCAGGGGAAGGAAGAAAAAGATCCAATATCTGCTTTAAGCCAAAATATGGGTGATTCATCAACCTTCAGTGTCTCTCAGGCTTTTGATGCATTAACTGGATTTGATGATTCAACCCAAATTGCTGTTAATAATGTATTCAATGTAATTGAGGGCATGATTGATCAGTTGGAGGAGAAAAAGGGCGACATGGTAGATGAAGTCAAGAACAAAAAAAGTATAAGTGAAGGTAATGGAGTGGTGGATGTGAATAAATTTAGTAAAGGCTCCTTGTCCAAGAATCATCTTCCGCAGGATGACCTCAGATCTTCAGGGACTACAAATGCCAATGAAAGCCCAGAGTCTGGTAATCCAGATGGTACTACTTTGCAAGATAAAGAACACTATTGGGACATAAATTCAGGACATAATCATGCACAGGGTTCATACAACTATAATAGCACTGACATAACCAATACAGGGAGCCAGGTTAAGACCGGACGCGAAATCTGTTTTCTGCCTGCATCAGGAGAAGTTCCAACTGAGAATGCTGTGACAGATTTGAGTAGGAGTTCAGAAAAGATTCCTACATGTATAAGTGGATTTCCATATGGTGATACACTTTACAGAGAGTACCTCAAGACGTATCTTTCTTTGAAGATGAAAAACGCAAAGCCTGTGGTTGTGAATAAACCACCAGCATTATATTTAGACTACAGTGCTGAAGAAGGACAATGGAAGATTTCAGAGCAGACTGAAAATGATACTGATTATGGAGAAGATAAGACTGAAATCCACCCAAGATCTAAGAGTAGTGAAAATACTATTGAACCATCTTACGTGATATTAGATTCTGATAAATCTGAGGACCCAAATGAAGAACTTGAGAAGGGTGCTATCGGGAACAATGCTGAATTTGATGAGGGAAAATTTGATGGTTCCACACCTCTCATCAAAAGCCTCATATTAAAATGTTTAGAGGTTGAAGTTGGACGTAGAGTCAGTGCTTTTGATCTGGAAGATTTGGAACTCAAACTTGCTGGAGAAATGGAGTATGTTGCCAATGCTGTATCCATGGCAGCAGGAAAAGGGATGCATCATATGGAAAAAAGCAACTGTAGCCTTCAGGGTAAACATGGCTTCCTTGACGGAGAGAAAGTAGTAAGAGCTATTTCGTCTGCTGTTGAGGAGACGGAATATCTGAGAACAGTATTGCCTATTGGTGTTATCTTGGGGTCAAGTTTAGCTGCATTGAGAAAGTTCTTTGATGTGGCAGCAGTGAATGCTGATGATGAACAGATTCTGACCCTTGATCAGGTTGATAAACCAACAGAGAGGCTTCTTCTAGTTGGTGAAAAGGAGAGTAGGAAAAGGTCGTTAAAGGAAAGACaaaataaagataatttcaCCAGTTATATTGACGAAGAAACTTCTGATGATGATACTGATCATGGAAATTCTAAAGTTATAATGGGTGCTGTTACAGCTGCTCTGGGGGCATCTGCATTACTTGCTAATCAACAT GAACCCTTGAATGAGGAAGAACAGAGCAAAGGATCTTTCGAGCCAGACGAAATAGACAAGAAAACCGAGACCAATATTGTGGCAAGCCTTGCAGAGAAAGCAATGTCTGTTGCTAGTCCTGTGGTGCCTATGAAGGAAGATGGTGGAGTTGATCATGAAAG GATTGTGTCGATGCTTGCTGAACTGGGACAGAAGGGAGGTATGTTAAGGCTTATTGGCAAAGTTGCTTTACTTTGGGGTGGAATACGTGGAGCTATGAGTTTAGTTGACAAGCTCCTCTCATTTCTGCGCCTTTCAGAGCGTCCATTGTTTCAAAG GATCCTTGGCTTTGTCTTTATGGTGCTGCTTCTATGGTCACCTGTTGTTCTTCCTCTGCTTCCAACACTCATGCAAAATTGGGCAACAAGGAATCCCTTTAAAATTGCTGAATTTGCTTGTATTGCTGGCCTCTACATCTCCACCATGAGCATGATTACGCTGTGGGGCAAAAGAATCCGCAAGTATGATGACCCCCTTATGCTATATGGGTTTGATTTGGCTTCACTGCCAAAG TTGCAGGATTGTCTGAAGGGTCTGGCTGGAGGAGTCATCCTTGTTACACTGATACATACTGTCAATGCATTACTTGGAAGTGCACATCTACATTGGCCAACCACTCTGTCTTTACCATCTTCAGATCCTGTTGCATCAATGAAAGCATATGGACGGATGCTTCTGCTGATTGTTAGAGGAACTGCAGCAGCAACTCTCATTGCATCGGTGGAGGAATTGCTCTTCCTGTCATGGTTGCCCCAAGAAATTTCCGCTGACTTTGGATTTTACCGTGGAGTATTTATCTCAGGACTTTTGTTTGCTTTATCTCAAAG GTCATTATCGGAAATCCCCGGGCTATGGTTGTTATCCATAAGTCTCTCAGGAGCTCAGCAAAGAAATCAAGGAAGTCTCGCGATACCAATTGGGCTCCGTGCAGGGATAATGGCTTCTAATTTCACCTTAAGAACCGGAGGCTTCCTGTCTTATCGACCCACTTATCCTCTATGGGTCGCTGGCGTCCGCCCTTTTAAACCATTTAGTGGAGTTGTTGGCCTTGCCTTCTCTTTGGTTTTGGTAGCTATTTTGTATCCTAAACAGCCTATTCATGAGCAAAGAGGAAACAGAGTCATCAGAGAGTAA
- the LOC121793931 gene encoding auxin-responsive protein SAUR76-like, with protein sequence MAKGGKLTKIKSVLKKMQSFKLGRAGASSIAAANTSDDDESYSIAAATADLHAVYVGKSRRRYLITSDVLENPLLRELVDRRSSGDDNDAMITVGCEVVLFEHLLWMLENADPQPESLDELVEFYAS encoded by the coding sequence ATGGCGAAGGGAGGCAAGCTCACCAAAATCAAGTCCGTCCTGAAGAAGATGCAGTCCTTCAAGCTCGGCCGCGCCGGCGCCAGCTCGATCGCCGCCGCAAACACCTCCGACGACGACGAATCGTACTcaatcgccgccgccaccgccgacCTCCACGCCGTCTACGTAGGCAAATCGAGGCGGCGCTACCTCATCACCTCCGACGTCCTCGAAAATCCGCTCCTCCGCGAGCTCGTCGACCGGCGATCCTCCGGCGACGACAACGACGCGATGATCACCGTCGGCTGCGAGGTCGTCCTCTTCGAGCACCTCCTCTGGATGCTGGAGAATGCCGATCCTCAGCCGGAATCGCTCGATGAACTCGTCGAATTCTACGCCAGCTGA
- the LOC121793555 gene encoding auxin-responsive protein SAUR50-like yields the protein MDNDGESKATGIAQIVSLKRFLQKWQTATIGSKGGCSPPTHHGISPAVTRRLRTSNSYAESDEDGCQSPDPPVDVPRGYLAVYVGPELRRFIIPTSYLRDPLFKVLLEKAEEEFGFDHSGGLTIPCEIETFKYLLQCMENHRKDQDDKD from the coding sequence ATGGACAACGACGGGGAAAGCAAGGCGACGGGCATCGCGCAGATTGTGAGCCTCAAGAGGTTCCTCCAGAAATGGCAGACCGCCACAATCGGCTCTAAGGGGGGCTGCAGCCCCCCTACGCATCACGGGATCTCGCCTGCGGTTACGAGGAGGCTGAGGACTTCGAACTCGTACGCCGAGTCAGATGAGGACGGGTGCCAGAGCCCTGACCCGCCCGTGGATGTCCCGAGAGGCTACCTTGCTGTGTACGTTGGCCCTGAGCTTCGGAGGTTCATCATCCCGACTAGCTACCTTAGGGACCCCCTGTTCAAGGTGCTGCTGGAGAAGGCGGAGGAGGAGTTCGGGTTCGATCACAGTGGCGGGCTGACTATCCCGTGTGAGATCGAGACGTTCAAGTATCTCCTGCAGTGTATGGAGAATCACAGGAAGGATCAGGATGATAAGGATTGA